TCGGCGAGGGCTTCGGTGGTGGTGAGCTGGCCGTCAAAGTCAGGGTGCTCATCGAGGTTGCGGTAATTGAGCCCCGCAAGAACGTCGTCGATCAGCGACCCGGCCGCACCGATGTCCAGCACGATGGCGTCCCGGTTGAGCGCACGACGCCGAAACGTCACCTCCGCCACGAAGGTCGCCCCATGCAGTGACTGGGCAGGGCCGAAGGCCTCCCGCGGAAGGCTGTGCGCGATCATGAAATGGCGGCGGACGGTCAGGCTGAACATGGGCTACCTCTGGTCTTCGGGTTTCAGGGCTTCGGATTTCGGGTCTTCAGGTTTCTGGTCTTCGGGTGTCGCGTCTTCGGGTTCGGTGTCCGGGTACTCGATCACGTGGCAGAGGGCTTCGAGCGTGCCGTCGGTGAGCCGCTGAACTACTTCGGGCAGCTCTGCGAACGGCGACACCCCCGTAAGGAAGGCGTCGAAGACCGGGTCAGTCAGCAGCGACACGGCCAGGTCCAGGCGCTCCGCGTTGGTCCGCCGGTGGCGCCGGGCCCGCGACACTACGCCCACCTGGCTGGCACGGATGGAGAGCCGCCGGGCGTGGAAGTCCTCGCCCAATGGCAGGGTGACATTGTGGTTGGCATACCAGGACAACTCGATGATGTCGCCTTCGTCGCCGGCAAGCTGCAGACTGCGGGCCAATCCCTCCTGCGAAGCCGAGCAGTGGAACACGATGTCACAGTCGCCCAGCGCGTCATCCGGGCTTGCAAACGCCACGCCGAGGCGGTCCGCCAGGTGCTGGCGCTCCGGGTCCAGGTCCACCAGCTGCAGGCGGGCCAGCGGGAACGAGCGGAGGAGGGTGGCGACCATGCCCCCTACCAGACCGGCACCTACGACTGCGATCCGGTCCCCCAGTCGGGGGCCGGCCTCCCAGAGAGCGTTGACGGCTGTTTCCACTGTTCCGGTAAGCACCGCCCGGCGGGCAGGCACGCCGTCGGGAATCCTGGTTAGGGCATCCGTAGCGACGACGTAGCGGTCCTGGTGGGGGTTGAGGCAGAAGACCTTCTGGCCTGCCCAGCCCTCGGGCCCCTGCTCCACCACGCCCACTGAGAGGTAGCCGAATTTCACGGGTGAGGGGAAGGAGCCTTCCTGGTGTGGGGCGCGCATCTCCTGAGCGACCCTCGGGGGGACTGAACATGTGTGGACCACGATCTCCGTGCCCTTGCTGATACCCGAGTAGAGCGTCCGAACCAATGCCTCGCCCGGTCCCGGCGCGTGCAGCTCCTCGGATCGGAGCTCACCGTGCTCGGGGCCCGTGGTCCAATATGCGGTTGCCTGCGCTGCTTTACCTGATTTAGTCATCTTGCTTATGAATCTAGCCCGCTCCGGGTGGAGGGCAAAGCCTCACCACGAACTAACGCATTCGTCCCTGCTTGCGTCCCCGCATTCGGCTCCTCACCCCGCGCTACACGGGCGCTTCGCCCGGCATTCCGGAGCCTTCACTGCAGCGGCTCCAGCCCCCACGAGTACAACCCCTCTGTGAGCCAGGAGCGCAGGACCGTACGGGCGCGACGTTCACTCAACGGGCATGCTGTGATGGCCCTTGACACCGCTCGGAGTACTAGGTGTTATGGAGCTCCGCCAGTCCGGGAGGGGAACATTGGGCAGCTCTGGATCTTTGCGTGGCTCGGGATCCTCGCGCAGATTGGTGTTGAGCTCGTCTAGGTTGTGGATTTCGTGCCTGGCGTTGTTGGGCCAGTGAGGTGGTTCCCAGTTTTGTTGTTCGCTTTGGTAGTGGCGTCCGGTAGGTGAGGTCCAGCCCGGTGGTTTGTCTTTGGTGGCCTGGGTTGGTTTCCAGGCAGTGCTGTGTTTCAACCTGTGGTGTTTGCGGCAGGGTTGGCCGAGGTTGGTGATGCCGGTGGTTCCGCCTTTGTGCCAGGCGAGGAGGTGGTCTGCTTCGTTGTCCAGGGAGTGGTTGTTGCAGCCGGGGAAGGGGCATTTTCCGTCCCGAAGC
Above is a window of Arthrobacter pascens DNA encoding:
- a CDS encoding 6-pyruvoyl trahydropterin synthase family protein, producing MFSLTVRRHFMIAHSLPREAFGPAQSLHGATFVAEVTFRRRALNRDAIVLDIGAAGSLIDDVLAGLNYRNLDEHPDFDGQLTTTEALAEYIARSVAAQLKADDDGRELAGVDVTLRENPDAWATFALDLAG
- a CDS encoding zinc-dependent alcohol dehydrogenase, which encodes MTKSGKAAQATAYWTTGPEHGELRSEELHAPGPGEALVRTLYSGISKGTEIVVHTCSVPPRVAQEMRAPHQEGSFPSPVKFGYLSVGVVEQGPEGWAGQKVFCLNPHQDRYVVATDALTRIPDGVPARRAVLTGTVETAVNALWEAGPRLGDRIAVVGAGLVGGMVATLLRSFPLARLQLVDLDPERQHLADRLGVAFASPDDALGDCDIVFHCSASQEGLARSLQLAGDEGDIIELSWYANHNVTLPLGEDFHARRLSIRASQVGVVSRARRHRRTNAERLDLAVSLLTDPVFDAFLTGVSPFAELPEVVQRLTDGTLEALCHVIEYPDTEPEDATPEDQKPEDPKSEALKPEDQR